One Erpetoichthys calabaricus chromosome 8, fErpCal1.3, whole genome shotgun sequence DNA segment encodes these proteins:
- the nmi gene encoding N-myc-interactor, translating into MNSSNDESGGNSDETFSETEMPLSINDEELKKAEEQLEFWKSRYEKCDTEKSRLLLDKLSTEDSKRKSQEELCRLLEEKERLSKLITANKDNCKKELQYITEENNKIKRENQELRENLALQNTEYSHLKQKFMIEAEIPEKKVKFTKVEKEIAANRLEDACMRIDAQFSLHQKPALEIQGGQALITFEEESVAEKILKLPKCVVTLPSGKVDVKPSSVSINSAVKFEINYIISRKQLVVRDIPGVLEDDRMKDKIEISFSKPSQGGGEIENVNYNKQDGMAVITFLQTEVAERLAKKRKYTLDLGTRVCSVPVQLHYDEQIKKFQAFGVKSKRTVLLSGINELMDEEELQDCLEIYFQKPINSGGEVQNIKYVSKGSSLYAFFEEDDVGKEQKLD; encoded by the exons ATGAACAGCAGTAATGATGAATCTGGTGGGAACTCTGACGAG ACATTCTCAGAGACGGAAATGCCACTGTCAATCAATGATGAAGAACTCAAAAAAGCAGAAGAACAGCTGGAATTTTGGAAG tCCCGATATGAGAAATGTGACACAGAAAAATCAAGACTGCTATTAGATAAACTAAGTACTGAAGACAGTAAAAGGAAATCCCAAGAAGAGCTGTGTCGACTTCTTGAAGAAAAAGAGCGTCTCTCAAAACTCATAACTGCAAATAAGGATAACTGCAAG aaagaGCTGCAATACATAACAgaagagaacaataaaataaaacggGAAAATCAGGAGCTCAGAGAAAATCTTGCATTACAGAACACAGAATACAGCCACTTAAAACAAAAGTTCATG ATAGAGGCTGAGATTCCAGAGAAAAAAGTCAAGTTTACAAAAGTAGAAAAAGAGATTGCAGCAAACAGACtggaagatgcttgtatgcgcaTTGATGCCCAATTCTCCCTTCATCAGAAGCCTGCTCTTGAAATTCAGGGAGGACAAGCTCTCATTACATTTGAAGAAGAAAGTG ttGCTGAGAAAATCTTGAAACTTCCTAAATGTGTAGTGACTCTCCCAAGTGGCAAAGTGGATGTGAAGCCCTCCTCTGTTTCAATAAACTCTGCAGTAAAATttgag ATAAACTACATTATTTCACGGAAGCAGCTAGTAGTCCGTGATATTCCTGGTGTCCTTGAAGATGACAGAATGAAAGACAAAATAGAGATAAGCTTCTCAAAACCCAGCCAGGGAGGAGGAGAAATTGAAAATGTGAATTACAACAAACAAGATGGAATGGCTGTCATTACCTTTCTGCAAACTGAAG TTGCTGAGCGCTTagccaagaaaagaaaatataccttGGATTTAGGAACAAGGGTCTGTTCAGTTCCTGTCCAGTTGCACTACGATGAGCAAATAAAAAAGTTTCAG GCATTTGGTGTTAAATCCAAAAGGACGGTGCTGCTGTCTGGTATCAACGAGCTAATGGATGAGGAAGAGTTACAAGACTGTTTAGAAATTTACTTTCAGAAGCCCATCAATTCAGGTGGAGAAGTTCAGAACATCAAATATGTTTCAAAAGGCAGTAGTCTTTATGCCTTCTTTGAAGAAGATGATGTTGGAAAGGAACAAAAATTGGATTAA